From a single Kitasatospora azatica KCTC 9699 genomic region:
- a CDS encoding GTP-binding protein — translation MDSNGSDTAVTPRQPLRSTAANAWKIVVVGGFGVGKTTLVGSVSEIRPLNTEEVLTQAGVGIDDPSAVRGKRSTTVAFDFGRITLSAESVLYLFGAPGQERFWFLWDRLFSGALGAVVLVDPRRLADSWYAIDRLEHHGMPFVVARNNFEPPAHTLDQVREALDLAPEVPLVDCDARDRESSKQVLIELVRHLTTLAEAGSADADLEMSS, via the coding sequence ATGGACTCCAACGGCTCTGACACCGCGGTGACCCCGCGTCAGCCGCTGCGCAGTACGGCCGCCAACGCGTGGAAGATCGTGGTGGTCGGCGGTTTCGGCGTGGGCAAGACCACGCTGGTCGGATCGGTGAGCGAGATCCGGCCACTCAACACCGAAGAGGTGCTGACCCAGGCCGGGGTCGGGATCGACGACCCGTCGGCGGTCCGGGGGAAGCGCTCCACCACGGTGGCCTTCGACTTCGGGCGGATCACCCTGTCCGCCGAGAGTGTGCTCTACCTCTTCGGGGCGCCCGGGCAGGAGCGGTTCTGGTTCCTCTGGGACCGGCTGTTCAGCGGGGCACTCGGCGCGGTCGTCCTGGTGGACCCGCGCCGACTGGCGGACTCCTGGTACGCGATCGACCGGCTTGAGCACCACGGGATGCCGTTCGTGGTGGCCCGCAACAACTTCGAGCCGCCCGCACACACGTTGGACCAGGTGCGCGAGGCACTCGACCTGGCGCCCGAGGTGCCACTGGTGGACTGCGATGCGCGCGACCGGGAGTCCAGCAAGCAGGTGCTGATCGAGCTGGTACGCCATCTGACCACGCTGGCCGAAGCCGGCTCTGCCGACGCTGATTTGGAGATGTCCTCATGA
- a CDS encoding cytochrome P450 produces the protein MTEPATTPPPGCPAHRAAAPLYGPRFQTDPGQVYRELRTAHGPVAPVELFGGVPAWLVIGYRELQLVTSQPKLFGRDSSRWNAWPTIPEDWPLKPMMAPVPSILYTEGSEHQRRSAAITDALSAVDPYELKTYCERIADRLIDEFAGRGEADLVAEYAHRLPLLVLCWMLGLDPAQVPVLIQGLLDMLDGGANAQQGAQQLLAVMLELVEAKRAQTGADITSRLLVHPAGLSDDEVVRDLRVLLIAGHQPTAYWIANALRLMLTDNRFAASLSGGRRSVGQALTEALWEDTPTQNFAGRWATRDTQLGGQKIAAGDLVLLGFAGANADPAVRQANGEAAEGNHAHLSFSHGEHRCPFPAQEAAEVIAATAIEVLLDRLPDLRLAVAEHALVWRPSAWVRALVALPVGFTPATVTTGGAFG, from the coding sequence ATGACCGAGCCGGCGACCACCCCGCCTCCCGGCTGCCCCGCGCACCGCGCGGCGGCGCCGCTGTACGGGCCGCGGTTCCAGACCGATCCCGGGCAGGTCTACCGCGAGCTGCGGACCGCGCACGGCCCGGTGGCACCGGTCGAACTGTTCGGAGGCGTCCCCGCCTGGCTGGTGATCGGCTACCGCGAGCTGCAGTTGGTGACCAGTCAGCCGAAGCTGTTCGGGCGAGACTCCAGCCGCTGGAACGCCTGGCCGACCATCCCCGAGGACTGGCCGCTCAAGCCGATGATGGCCCCGGTGCCGTCGATCCTCTACACCGAGGGCTCCGAGCACCAGCGGCGCTCGGCCGCGATCACCGATGCGCTGAGCGCCGTCGACCCGTACGAGCTGAAGACCTACTGCGAGCGGATCGCCGACCGGCTGATCGACGAGTTCGCCGGTCGCGGCGAGGCGGACCTGGTCGCCGAGTACGCGCACCGGCTCCCGCTGCTGGTGCTCTGCTGGATGCTCGGGCTGGACCCGGCGCAGGTCCCGGTGCTGATCCAGGGCCTGCTCGACATGCTGGACGGTGGGGCGAACGCGCAGCAGGGGGCGCAGCAACTGCTGGCCGTGATGCTGGAGCTGGTCGAGGCCAAGCGGGCCCAGACCGGCGCCGACATCACCTCCCGGCTGCTGGTCCACCCCGCCGGGCTGAGCGACGACGAGGTGGTGCGCGACCTACGGGTGCTGCTGATCGCCGGTCACCAGCCAACGGCCTACTGGATCGCCAACGCGCTGCGGCTGATGCTCACCGACAACCGGTTCGCGGCCTCGCTCTCCGGCGGGCGGCGCAGTGTCGGGCAGGCGCTCACCGAGGCGCTCTGGGAGGACACCCCCACGCAGAACTTCGCCGGGCGGTGGGCGACGCGCGACACCCAGTTGGGCGGGCAGAAGATCGCGGCCGGCGACCTGGTGCTGCTGGGCTTCGCCGGGGCCAACGCGGACCCGGCCGTGCGGCAGGCGAACGGCGAGGCGGCCGAGGGAAACCACGCGCACCTGAGCTTCTCGCACGGTGAACACCGCTGCCCGTTCCCGGCGCAGGAGGCGGCCGAGGTGATCGCCGCGACGGCCATCGAGGTGCTGCTGGACCGGCTGCCCGACCTGCGACTCGCGGTGGCCGAGCACGCGCTGGTCTGGCGGCCCTCGGCCTGGGTCCGGGCACTGGTGGCCCTGCCGGTCGGGTTCACCCCGGCGACTGTGACGACAGGAGGAGCCTTCGGATGA
- a CDS encoding cytochrome P450 family protein — protein MTVPPIALDPLARDSAGEGALLRAAGPVVRVELPGGVSAWAVTEHAAARALLTDQRLVKDAAHWAAYQRGEVPKSWPLIGLAVPGPSMVTTDGEQHRRLRALVSQAFTPRRVELMRPQVEQITAELLDGLAAGSREVDLKSAFAFPLPMTVIGSLLGVDPADHEYLRDLYERFFSSVPDPAGIQATIAALNAFVNDLVKQRRADPGDDLTSALLAADVDSSDGSAGSEGSDAGGGGGGGGGSESSDGGTGSGRGGLSDAEAAATIRVIIAAGHETTVNLISNAVRALLGHPDQLALVRSGEVGWAAVVEESLRWTPPTSNFLFRFASEDIAVEGVVVPAGDPVLISYNAIGRDPLQHGVTAELFDITRDPIRHLSFGHGPHVCPGSPLARLEAQIALPALFERFPELELAVPDEQLRPTASVVVNSLRELPVRLW, from the coding sequence ATGACTGTGCCGCCAATCGCCCTTGACCCGCTCGCTCGGGACAGTGCGGGGGAGGGCGCACTGCTGCGAGCCGCCGGGCCGGTGGTCCGGGTCGAGCTGCCCGGTGGCGTGTCGGCCTGGGCGGTCACCGAGCATGCGGCTGCTCGGGCGCTGCTCACTGATCAGCGCCTGGTCAAGGACGCCGCGCACTGGGCCGCCTACCAGCGCGGCGAGGTGCCGAAGAGCTGGCCGTTGATCGGTCTCGCGGTACCCGGGCCGAGCATGGTCACCACCGACGGCGAGCAGCACCGGCGGCTGCGGGCACTGGTCTCGCAGGCCTTCACGCCGCGTCGGGTGGAGCTGATGCGTCCTCAGGTCGAGCAGATCACGGCCGAGCTGCTGGACGGGCTGGCGGCCGGTAGCCGTGAGGTTGACCTGAAGAGCGCCTTCGCCTTCCCGCTGCCGATGACGGTGATCGGCTCGCTGCTCGGTGTGGACCCGGCCGACCACGAGTACCTGCGGGACCTGTACGAGCGGTTCTTCAGCAGCGTTCCGGACCCGGCCGGTATCCAGGCGACCATCGCCGCGCTGAACGCCTTCGTCAACGACCTGGTGAAGCAGCGCCGGGCCGACCCGGGCGACGACCTGACCAGCGCACTGCTTGCCGCGGACGTCGACAGCAGCGACGGCAGTGCGGGCAGCGAAGGCAGTGACGCTGGCGGTGGCGGTGGCGGTGGCGGGGGCAGCGAGAGCAGTGACGGCGGCACGGGAAGCGGGCGCGGCGGGCTGTCGGACGCCGAGGCTGCTGCCACCATTCGGGTGATCATCGCCGCCGGGCACGAGACCACGGTCAACCTGATCAGCAACGCGGTGCGGGCCCTGCTGGGCCACCCGGACCAGTTGGCGCTGGTCCGTTCGGGTGAGGTTGGCTGGGCGGCGGTGGTCGAGGAGTCGCTCCGCTGGACGCCCCCGACCAGCAACTTCCTGTTCCGGTTCGCCAGCGAGGACATCGCGGTCGAGGGTGTTGTGGTTCCCGCCGGGGACCCGGTGCTGATCTCCTACAACGCGATCGGGCGGGATCCGCTGCAGCACGGAGTAACGGCCGAGCTGTTCGACATCACCCGCGACCCGATCCGGCACCTCTCCTTCGGGCACGGCCCGCACGTCTGCCCGGGCTCGCCGCTGGCCCGACTGGAGGCTCAGATCGCGTTGCCGGCGCTGTTCGAGCGGTTCCCCGAGCTGGAGTTGGCGGTACCGGACGAGCAACTGCGGCCGACGGCCTCGGTGGTGGTGAACAGTCTGCGGGAGCTGCCGGTCCGGCTCTGGTAA
- a CDS encoding ABC transporter substrate-binding protein: MNIRMSARLRNRLLVVPAVLGLALTGACSNSSGKGGNAASGAPTLSAECAKYQPYAGHAGTKVTMFASILSPESDSLERSWAEFSSCTGIKISYEGSNDFESQLPVRVSGGNVPDFAIIPQPGLLAQMVKTGKVAKPPAQTVSNENQWNPVWKTYGSVNGTFYAAPMSANMKSLVWYSPKAFKQAGYEVPKTWADLMALSDKIAKAGANGSKPWCGGIGSGTATGWPATDWLEEVVLGSQGGDVYDQWVSHKVKFSDPQITQAMQTVAGWMQNPAWVNGGIGDVKSIATTTFQDAGAPILTGKCWMLQQASFYEAQWPKGTKIASDGDIFAFPLPAVSPSVANPVEGGGEFLAAFSDRPEVQAVQNYLSTSDWASSRVKVATGWVSANQGVDKSLYTDPIDQLSANALTNPAATFRFDGSDLMPAAVGAGQEWKSLTAWFAEGKSIQQVASDIDGAWPQ, from the coding sequence TTGAACATCAGAATGAGTGCCCGGCTTCGGAATCGACTGCTGGTGGTCCCGGCGGTGCTGGGCCTTGCCCTCACCGGTGCCTGCTCCAACAGCTCGGGGAAGGGCGGCAACGCCGCCAGCGGGGCGCCGACCCTGTCAGCCGAGTGTGCCAAGTACCAGCCCTACGCCGGGCATGCCGGGACCAAGGTGACCATGTTCGCCTCGATCCTGAGCCCCGAGTCGGATTCCCTGGAGAGGTCCTGGGCTGAGTTCAGTTCTTGTACCGGGATCAAGATTTCCTACGAGGGTTCGAACGACTTCGAGTCTCAGCTCCCGGTCCGGGTCAGCGGCGGCAACGTGCCCGACTTCGCGATCATTCCGCAGCCCGGCCTGCTCGCCCAGATGGTCAAGACCGGCAAGGTGGCCAAGCCACCGGCCCAGACGGTCTCCAACGAGAACCAGTGGAACCCGGTCTGGAAGACCTACGGCTCGGTCAACGGGACCTTCTACGCGGCTCCGATGAGCGCCAACATGAAGTCGCTTGTCTGGTACTCGCCGAAGGCGTTCAAGCAGGCCGGCTACGAGGTGCCGAAGACCTGGGCCGACCTGATGGCGCTCAGCGACAAGATCGCCAAGGCGGGCGCCAACGGCAGCAAGCCCTGGTGCGGCGGCATCGGCTCCGGGACGGCCACCGGTTGGCCGGCCACCGACTGGCTGGAGGAGGTCGTTCTCGGCAGTCAGGGCGGCGACGTCTATGACCAGTGGGTCAGCCACAAGGTGAAGTTCAGCGACCCGCAGATCACCCAGGCCATGCAGACGGTGGCCGGCTGGATGCAGAACCCCGCCTGGGTCAACGGCGGTATCGGCGACGTGAAGTCGATCGCCACCACCACCTTCCAGGACGCCGGTGCGCCGATCCTCACCGGCAAGTGCTGGATGCTGCAGCAGGCTTCGTTCTACGAGGCGCAGTGGCCCAAGGGCACCAAGATCGCATCGGACGGGGACATCTTCGCCTTCCCGCTGCCGGCCGTGAGCCCGTCGGTGGCCAACCCGGTGGAGGGCGGTGGCGAGTTCCTCGCCGCGTTCTCCGACCGGCCCGAAGTCCAGGCGGTGCAGAACTACCTCTCCACGTCGGACTGGGCCAGCAGCCGGGTGAAGGTCGCCACCGGTTGGGTCTCGGCCAACCAGGGCGTGGACAAGAGCCTTTACACCGATCCGATCGACCAGCTCTCGGCGAACGCGCTGACCAACCCGGCCGCCACCTTCCGCTTCGACGGCTCCGACCTGATGCCGGCCGCTGTCGGCGCCGGTCAGGAATGGAAGTCGCTCACCGCCTGGTTCGCGGAGGGCAAGTCGATCCAGCAGGTTGCCTCCGACATCGACGGCGCCTGGCCGCAGTAG
- a CDS encoding carbohydrate ABC transporter permease, with translation MPFTGAQLAGSALADSSWNDAVIKLGNSFGAIAGFLGILLVIFFVAGRATGRLGRPLAIAVFLGPAVLLLLVGLVAPLVRTIYLSFFSDDSSRFLGGKNYGWALTNDSIHQVLLNTLLWLVVAPLAATGLGLTLALLVDRMKGQAVYKSLIFMPMAISLVGASIIWKFVYDSRESSQSQIGLLSQTAIWLGWKHPPNWILSHPLNNFLLMAVMVWVQTGFAMVVLSAAIKAIPDEVTEAARLDGARGLRLFWYVTVPMIRTTLVVVLTTVMIVTLKAFDIVRTMTGGNFGTQVLANEMYSQSFVQFNVGRGSALAVILFLAVLPLVGYNIVQLRKERATR, from the coding sequence ATGCCGTTCACCGGCGCCCAGCTTGCCGGCTCCGCACTCGCTGACTCCTCGTGGAACGATGCGGTGATCAAGCTGGGCAACAGTTTCGGTGCGATCGCCGGGTTCCTGGGCATCCTGCTGGTGATCTTCTTCGTGGCCGGTCGGGCGACCGGGCGGCTGGGCCGACCGCTGGCGATCGCGGTCTTCCTGGGGCCGGCGGTGCTGCTGCTCCTCGTAGGACTGGTGGCACCGCTGGTTCGGACGATCTACCTGAGCTTCTTCAGTGACGACAGCAGCCGCTTCCTCGGCGGTAAGAACTACGGCTGGGCGCTCACCAACGACTCCATTCACCAGGTGCTGCTCAATACCCTCCTCTGGCTGGTGGTCGCTCCGCTGGCGGCCACCGGTCTCGGTCTGACACTGGCGCTGTTGGTGGACCGGATGAAGGGTCAGGCGGTCTACAAGTCGCTGATCTTCATGCCGATGGCGATCTCCCTGGTCGGGGCCAGCATCATCTGGAAGTTCGTCTATGACTCGCGGGAGTCCTCCCAGTCCCAGATCGGCCTGCTCAGCCAGACGGCGATCTGGTTGGGCTGGAAGCATCCGCCGAACTGGATCCTCTCCCACCCGCTGAACAACTTCCTGCTCATGGCGGTGATGGTCTGGGTGCAGACCGGATTCGCCATGGTGGTCCTGTCAGCCGCGATCAAGGCGATCCCGGATGAGGTCACCGAGGCGGCCCGGTTGGACGGCGCCCGCGGTCTGCGGCTCTTCTGGTACGTCACAGTGCCGATGATCCGCACCACCCTGGTGGTCGTACTGACCACGGTAATGATCGTCACCCTGAAGGCCTTCGACATCGTCCGCACCATGACCGGGGGCAACTTCGGCACCCAGGTCCTGGCGAACGAGATGTACTCGCAGTCCTTCGTCCAGTTCAACGTCGGCCGGGGAAGCGCCCTCGCGGTGATCCTCTTCCTCGCGGTGCTCCCGCTGGTCGGCTACAACATCGTCCAGCTGCGCAAGGAGCGGGCCACCCGATGA
- a CDS encoding carbohydrate ABC transporter permease yields MSSQTSDQTADRPLGGDSRPLPAVKAVRKSFSSPLGSLFVIVITVLWTIPTLGLLATSLRPKKDVAANGWWNVFAHPDVGLSNYHTVLFEGGFGVSGGLMPYLVNSLAISIPATIFPLVLAAMAAYALAWVRFRGSDTLFFLIFALQVVPLQMALIPLLQLFSGGAHLGSVTVIPAFDLSGTYAPVWLAHTMFALPLATFLLHNFISQLPRDLMEAAVVDGASHFKIFRSIVLPLCAPALASFAIFQFLWVWNDLLVALTFAGGTPEVAPMTVRLAQLSGSFGGRWELLTAGAFLSIIVPLLVFFGLQRYFVRGLLAGSVKG; encoded by the coding sequence ATGAGCAGCCAGACCTCTGATCAGACGGCGGACCGGCCCCTGGGCGGGGACTCCCGACCGCTGCCCGCCGTCAAGGCCGTGCGGAAGTCCTTCAGTAGCCCGCTCGGCTCTCTCTTCGTCATCGTCATCACGGTGCTGTGGACCATCCCCACACTGGGCCTGTTGGCCACCTCACTACGCCCCAAGAAGGACGTGGCCGCCAACGGTTGGTGGAACGTCTTCGCTCACCCCGACGTAGGCCTCTCCAACTACCACACGGTGCTCTTCGAGGGCGGTTTCGGTGTCAGCGGCGGGCTGATGCCCTATCTCGTCAACTCACTGGCCATCAGCATCCCGGCCACGATCTTTCCCCTGGTCCTGGCCGCGATGGCCGCCTATGCGTTGGCCTGGGTGCGGTTCCGAGGGAGCGACACGCTTTTCTTCCTGATCTTCGCGCTGCAGGTGGTGCCCCTGCAGATGGCCCTCATCCCGCTGCTTCAACTCTTCTCGGGTGGCGCCCATTTGGGCAGCGTGACCGTCATCCCGGCCTTCGACCTGAGCGGCACGTATGCTCCGGTCTGGCTGGCGCACACCATGTTCGCTCTGCCGCTGGCCACCTTCCTGTTGCACAACTTCATCTCTCAACTGCCCCGGGACCTGATGGAGGCTGCGGTGGTGGACGGAGCCTCGCACTTCAAGATCTTCCGGTCCATCGTGCTCCCGCTCTGCGCGCCGGCGCTGGCCTCCTTTGCGATCTTCCAGTTCCTCTGGGTCTGGAACGACCTGCTCGTCGCGCTGACCTTTGCCGGCGGGACCCCCGAGGTGGCGCCGATGACAGTCCGGCTGGCCCAGCTCTCGGGCTCCTTCGGCGGCCGATGGGAGCTGCTGACCGCCGGGGCGTTCCTGTCGATCATCGTGCCGCTGCTGGTCTTCTTCGGGCTCCAGCGGTACTTCGTGCGCGGGCTACTGGCGGGGTCGGTCAAGGGCTGA
- a CDS encoding MFS transporter: MAVSDTLSKVSPPRASRGQYKGLALTVIAATQLMVVLDATIVNIALPHIQDALKFSTTNLSWVINAYTLTFGGLLLLGGRAGDILGRRRVFIAGVLLFGFASLLGGFAQNGTMLLAARALQGIGGAICSPTAFALIATNFEEGPERNRAFGVFSAVAGSGAAIGLLAGGLLTEYLNWRWVLFVNVPIAIAIALAAPLYINESDRQTGRFDLPGAFTSTLGLIGLVYGFIRAASKGWGDTGTLVSFVIGAILLLAFLLIERRTSQPITPLHLLANRNRTGGLVMMLCLAAAMFGIFFYITIFAQRVLGYSPLKAGVAFLPISVAIIVAAQLASIFQARLGAKPFMVGGSVLVTGGLIWLTQTSADSSYLTGVLGPTVMFGFGMGLIFVPVMLLAVAGVALRETGAASGLLNSMQQIGGSLGLSILTTVFARAATSKGTALFPDFKAHATPDQLAEFGKTKQFPVGTSWANEVLAYGISHAFVIGAVLAGVALLISIVVIKAKPGDLPTEAAGVAL; encoded by the coding sequence ATGGCTGTCTCCGACACGCTCAGTAAGGTCTCACCTCCCAGGGCCAGCCGCGGCCAGTACAAGGGCCTGGCCCTGACGGTCATCGCGGCAACCCAGCTCATGGTCGTGCTCGACGCCACGATCGTGAACATCGCCCTTCCGCACATCCAGGACGCGCTGAAGTTCTCCACCACCAACCTGTCCTGGGTCATCAACGCCTACACCCTGACCTTCGGCGGCCTGCTGCTCCTCGGCGGTCGCGCGGGCGACATCCTCGGCCGCCGCAGGGTCTTCATCGCGGGCGTGCTGCTCTTCGGCTTCGCCTCACTGCTCGGTGGCTTCGCACAGAACGGCACCATGCTGCTGGCCGCGCGTGCGCTGCAGGGCATCGGGGGTGCGATCTGCTCACCCACGGCATTCGCCCTCATCGCCACGAACTTCGAGGAAGGGCCGGAGCGCAACCGGGCCTTCGGCGTCTTCTCGGCAGTGGCCGGGTCCGGCGCCGCCATCGGCCTGCTGGCCGGCGGCCTGCTCACCGAGTACCTGAACTGGCGCTGGGTGCTGTTCGTCAACGTGCCCATTGCGATCGCCATCGCGCTCGCGGCACCGCTCTACATCAACGAGTCCGATCGACAGACCGGCCGGTTCGACCTGCCCGGCGCCTTCACCTCGACCCTCGGCCTGATCGGGCTGGTGTACGGGTTCATCCGGGCGGCCTCGAAGGGCTGGGGCGACACGGGCACGCTGGTCTCGTTCGTCATCGGGGCGATCCTGCTCCTCGCCTTCCTGTTGATCGAGCGGCGGACCTCGCAGCCGATCACCCCGCTGCACCTGCTCGCCAACCGCAACCGCACCGGCGGCCTGGTGATGATGCTCTGCCTGGCCGCGGCGATGTTCGGGATCTTCTTCTACATCACGATCTTCGCCCAACGTGTACTCGGCTACAGTCCGTTGAAAGCTGGCGTGGCGTTCCTGCCGATCAGTGTGGCGATCATCGTCGCCGCCCAGTTGGCCTCGATCTTCCAGGCCCGGCTCGGTGCGAAACCCTTCATGGTCGGCGGTTCGGTGCTGGTGACCGGTGGGCTGATCTGGCTCACACAGACCAGTGCGGACAGCTCCTACCTCACCGGAGTACTCGGTCCGACGGTGATGTTCGGCTTCGGGATGGGTCTGATCTTCGTGCCGGTCATGCTGCTCGCAGTCGCGGGTGTGGCTCTGCGCGAGACCGGCGCCGCCTCCGGCCTGCTCAACTCGATGCAGCAGATCGGCGGTTCACTCGGCCTGTCGATTCTCACCACGGTCTTCGCTCGGGCCGCCACCAGCAAGGGAACCGCGCTCTTCCCTGACTTCAAGGCACATGCCACTCCCGATCAGCTCGCCGAGTTCGGCAAGACGAAACAGTTCCCCGTCGGTACCAGCTGGGCCAACGAGGTCCTGGCTTACGGCATCTCGCACGCCTTCGTGATCGGTGCGGTGCTGGCGGGCGTGGCCCTGCTGATATCCATCGTGGTCATCAAGGCGAAGCCGGGTGATCTTCCCACCGAAGCAGCAGGCGTGGCGCTCTGA
- a CDS encoding TetR/AcrR family transcriptional regulator: MKQTSARSEAAEPGPAAAGAARRRGKALEQAIFEAALEQLTSGGFARMTMEGVAGAAQTGKAALYRRWPSKLELALDALASTLPARTDVPDLGSVRSELMQLMGTYQAALDSPGGAAMRALMAELDHDRSALVKDFVMGQVMEPARRATLAVLRRGEQRGDVRPGAATELVADVGLALLLYRNKFSDAPVTAEFCAQLVDEVMLPLVRPAG, translated from the coding sequence ATGAAGCAGACATCGGCTCGGTCGGAGGCGGCTGAACCGGGGCCGGCCGCCGCAGGCGCGGCCCGTCGCCGCGGCAAGGCCCTGGAGCAGGCGATCTTCGAGGCCGCGCTGGAGCAGCTGACCTCCGGTGGCTTCGCGCGGATGACGATGGAGGGTGTGGCCGGCGCGGCGCAGACCGGGAAGGCAGCGCTGTACCGGCGTTGGCCGTCCAAGCTGGAGCTTGCCCTCGACGCGCTGGCATCCACTCTGCCAGCCCGCACCGACGTCCCCGATCTCGGGTCGGTCCGTAGCGAGTTGATGCAGCTCATGGGCACCTACCAGGCTGCGCTGGACTCCCCGGGCGGCGCCGCGATGCGGGCTCTGATGGCCGAGCTGGACCACGATCGCAGCGCGCTGGTCAAGGACTTCGTGATGGGCCAGGTCATGGAGCCGGCCCGGCGGGCCACGCTGGCGGTGCTGCGGCGCGGTGAGCAGCGGGGCGATGTCCGGCCCGGTGCGGCGACCGAGTTGGTCGCCGATGTCGGGCTGGCGCTGCTGCTGTACCGGAACAAGTTCAGCGATGCTCCGGTGACGGCCGAGTTCTGCGCCCAGCTGGTCGACGAGGTCATGCTGCCGCTGGTCCGGCCGGCGGGCTGA
- a CDS encoding ribonuclease HII, which yields MPYQPPTHSVERSLRRAGATVVVGLDEVGRGAWAGPVTVGAAVTGLRRPPEGLTDSKLLTPRRREQLAPILASWVTAYALGEASALECDELGMTAALRLAAIRALEALPVIPDAVILDGKHNYLGGPWRVRTVIKGDQTCVCVSAASVLAKVHRDGQMAELAPQFPAFGFEDNAGYPSPVHRAALEEFGPTEHHRLSWSYLDALPQWSHLKRSREAVGAADGDEQLTLGF from the coding sequence ATGCCGTACCAGCCGCCGACCCACAGTGTGGAGCGGTCCCTGCGCCGAGCCGGTGCGACGGTCGTCGTGGGACTGGACGAGGTGGGTCGCGGTGCCTGGGCCGGTCCGGTGACGGTTGGCGCCGCCGTGACGGGACTGCGACGCCCGCCGGAGGGACTGACCGACTCCAAGCTGCTCACTCCGCGCCGCCGGGAGCAGCTCGCCCCGATCCTGGCCAGCTGGGTCACCGCCTACGCACTCGGTGAGGCCTCCGCCCTCGAATGCGACGAGCTCGGCATGACCGCCGCCCTCCGGCTCGCCGCGATCCGCGCTCTGGAGGCACTCCCGGTCATTCCCGATGCGGTCATCCTGGACGGCAAGCACAACTACCTCGGCGGGCCGTGGCGGGTCCGTACGGTGATCAAGGGTGACCAGACTTGTGTCTGCGTCTCCGCGGCCTCGGTTCTCGCCAAGGTCCATCGGGACGGCCAGATGGCCGAGCTGGCACCGCAGTTCCCGGCTTTCGGGTTCGAGGACAATGCGGGCTACCCCTCGCCGGTGCACCGCGCGGCGCTGGAGGAGTTCGGGCCGACCGAGCACCATCGGCTCTCCTGGTCCTATCTGGACGCGTTGCCGCAGTGGAGCCACCTCAAGCGCTCCCGCGAGGCGGTCGGCGCAGCGGACGGCGACGAACAGCTCACGCTCGGCTTCTGA